The genomic DNA GGTGCTTCGGACGTCCAAGCGAACACTTGCATAGAATTTGAGCGCATTGCCCCCAGTAGTTGTCTCTGGGTTGCCAAACATCACTCCGATCTTGGAGCGCAACTGATTGATGAAAATGAAGATCGTGTGCGACTTTGAAACCGAGCCTGTCAGCTTACGCAGAGCTTGTGACATGAGACGAGCATGGAGTCCCATATGAGAATCTCCCATGTCTCCATCAAGTTCACTTTTTGGAACCAGCGCAGCCACCGAATCTACCACGACAATATCCACCTTACCCACACGGACTAATTGCTCAGCAATCTCCAAGGCCTGCTCTCCGTAGTCTGGCTGAGCCACCAGCAATTCCTCCACATTGACCCCCAGCAGTCGAGCATTACTGATATCAAGTGCGTGCTCTGCATCAATGAAAGCAGCCATACCACCAGCCCGCTGTACCTCTGCAACCGCACAGAGTGCCATGGTCGTTTTACCTGATGATTCAGGGCCATAGATCTCAATGATCCGTCCACGGGGGTAGCCCCCAACTCCTAGCGCAATATCCAAGCCCAGATTACCAGAGCCAATCACGGACACTTTGTTTAGTGCTTGGTCTCCAAGTTTCATGATGGAGCCCTTACCAAACTGTCTTTCGATCTGGCTCATTGCCGATTCCAGGTCTTTGCGCTTTTCCTCGTTTATCATGGTTTGTTCCGCAAGCAGGTGGTCGAAATGAAGCTGGTCGGTCGACACGGACGCCTCAGCCATCAGAAGGGGGAGAATTAAATCGCAGTATAAAATATGCTAGAGATTGAAGCGTACGAAAAGCAGGGCTAAGGTGCAATGAAAATCCAGTGGCTACAGCAGCACTTGGAGTTTGATCAGCACTGTGTTACCTTTTCAAGATTTTTGGTAAACCCTTCATGAAATTTCCCAAGACACTCTATTACCCAACTTCATGTCTCAACGTGTTTTAGTCACTGGTGGCGCGGGTTTTCTCGGCTCCTTCCTCTGTGAGCAACTAATCCAGCAGGGCCATGACGTGCTGGCTCTGGACAATCTTTTCACTGGCAACAAGCGCAATATCGCTCATCTGCTGGACCATCGGAACTTCGAATTCATTCGCCATGACGTGGTTGAACCAATTCTGTTGGAAGTCGATTGGATCTTCAACCTAGCCTGCCCAGCCTCACCTGTACATTACCAGTACAATCCAGTGAAAACCACCAAGACAAGCATTCTCGGTGCGATCAACATGCTCGGACTGGCAAAGCGAGTCCAGGCGCGTATCCTACAGGCGTCCACCTCTGAGATTTATGGAGATCCAGAGGTCCATCCTCAAACCGAAGACTACTGGGGATCTGTCAATCCTATTGGTCCCCGCAGTTGCTACGACGAAGGCAAACGAGTCGCTGAAACCCTAATGAGTGACTATCGTCGTCAAAATGGAGTAGATACTCGGATCATTCGAATCTTTAACACCTACGGCCCTCGCATGCATCCGGAAGACGGGCGAGTGGTCAGTAACTTTATAGTTGCAGCCTTGTGCAACAAACCGCTGGTGCTCTACAGTGATGGACAGCAGACTCGCTCCTTCTGCTATGTCAGTGACCTGATTGAAGGAATCCTACGAATGATGCAGCAGGAGAACTGTCCCGGACCCATCAATCTGGGGAATCCTGGAGAATTCACGATTCGGGAGTTGGCTGAACAAGTCATGGAATTGACCAATTCTCGCTCCCAAATTACTTATCAGCCTGCCCGTGAAGATGATCCTGGTCGCCGCCGACCAGACATTCGACTAGCCAAGGATCAACTTGGCTGGGAACCCACGGTGCCTCTGAAGGAAGGTCTCCGTCACACGATTCACTACTTTGACGAGCTGCTTCGCAATTCCTGATGGATCTCGCATGCCGCCCTCTCGTCTACTGATCGCCCTTGCCTTACTGTTTGGACTGATCCTGCCTCCGCTTGCTCTGGGGAATCAGGATTTTCTACAACTGCGGCAGGAGATCCGCTCCGAGCGTCCTGTGCGTCAATTGGCAATCAGTGCCGACGAAGCAATCCTTGCCATGGGAATGCAAGATGGTGATGATACTGTTGTAGAATTCCGTGACCGACGTAGCGGTCGGATTCTAGGCAACCTGCGCTCTGCTAGCAATGAGTTAACTCATCTCAGCTTTCATCCGACTCGACGACAACTGTTCGTAGGTGGAGATAAGCGACTCGAACTCTGGCAAGTCGATGATCTGCCTGGTCGTGATGCAGAATTGCCTGCCTTGCAACAACGCATTTGGGAACGAACTGTTCAGCAACCGGTAGGACAGGCCGACTTTAGCCAACAGAAAGATCTGCTGCGCTGGAGTGAGGGACAGCAACTCTACGAACTAGATGCACAACCACCCTACTCCTCGCGCTTACTCTGGACAGGTGAAAAGACCGACCAACCTCTAAAGCACTTTGCTTTCAGCCCCAACGAGCAACGCATTGCAGTTAGCCATGCCAATCAAACTGGAATTCGTTTGGTAGATTCTCAGCGCCAACAGGTATTGCCACCGCTTGATTACCATTTGTTGCCTCCAGTGGATTTCCACTTCTCAACAGACCAACAACTAGTTTCCATCGACGAAGAGCGTAACCTGCTCTGGGGTAATTCGGAGTCCCGCCTGCAAGAGCATCGTCCTGAATTGGAACTTTCCAACCAGTCCAAGCCAGAGCGATTGCTACCGCTACCAGGTGACAAACTAGCGGTCATCTCAACAGAGGGAGACACTACCAAGGCGCACATCTTTAATCGAGAGGGCGCAGAACAACAACAATTGCTGCTTTACGGCGCTGGCAGCATTGCAAGGAGTCCCACCGGAGCCTACCTGGCCAGTGCGGATTATGACAGCGTTCAATTGTTTGAGACCAAGGAACACCAGAGCCCGGAAGAATACATCCATCAATTGCAGGATCGTGGCGCCAACGAAACCGCTCGACGCTATCGCAACCAACTAGACACTCCGGTTGCCCTAGCAACTTCAAAAGCAGCTGAAACCAGCACGGGACCATCTTCGCTTGAATTGCAAGTGGAGCAGTTGCGCAATGCGGAACGGGAAAAGGATTGGCTGCGAGCTGAAAGACTGCTGGGGGAAATCCTACGTATCGACCCTCAAAATGCAGAAGCCCTCGCCGTGCGGGAAAGGATGCAGCAACAAGAGCAGGAAATTCAACTTGGTAAGGGAGAGCAGCTACTCAAAAAAGGAGAGTACGATGCTGCCATTTCCCAATTCAAGCGGGTCCCCAAGGACAGTCCACTCTATACGGAAGCACGACGCCAACTGGCTCTGGCCGAACAACAAATCCGAGTACAGTTGCGGGTTCAGAGTGCTGAGCAGGAAATGCGTTCCCAAAACTGGGAAGGTGCTCGAACTTTTCTGCTGATGGCGCTTGAACAAGATCCAAACAACTCACAAGTTCAGTCACTACTCGAAGAAATTGAGGCCAAGCAAACCAACGCACGCCTGGTTCTGCTGGTAGTCCTGCTGATGCTGTTGCTTGCTGGAGGATTGCTAGGCTGGTTTGGTTGGAAATACAGGGAACGCATCGCAGACTGGATGTCTCAGGAAGATCCACGACAGCAAGCTCGTGCACGAGCCTATGCAGAAGCACAAGCTGCTGCGCAAGCGGAAGAACAACGCAAGGCTGCCGAACAACAAGCACTGGATGAGCAACACTTTCAGGAGACCCTACGGAAGACCCGAGAGTTGTTGCGGCTGGCGCAGCGCAAGGATACAGAACGCCAGCACGCTATGCGGCTGGTGGACTTTGAAGCTGAGATCAATCTGATCGAACGACAGGCACTGGAAAAACAGGCTCCCTTGCGACAACTTGTGGGCAAACTACTGTTCATTCAGCAAACCCTGCGCAGCCTGCGCTTCTACGTGCGGGCCCGCACAAGCCAGCGTGCAGAAGAGCAACAACAACGCCGGCAACAACAATCAAAGCAACAGGAACGGCAACAGCCTGGTTCTTCACGAACCTCTGCCGTCGGACAAAATTATTACGAACTCCTGGGCATTTCTCCGAAGGCAACGGCCAGTGAAATTCGGAAGGCTTATCATGAGAAGCTGAAGGAATACCATCCAGACCGACATCAAAATGCTGAGTTCGATTGGATCCGCCAGCAAGCCGAGTCCATGACTCGACTGCTTGGTGAAGCCTATGAAGTGCTGGTTCACGAAGAACAACGCAAGCGTTACGATCAGCAACAACAGGCACGCTCATGATTGAACAATTCTTCGATTGCCCCTATTGTTGGCAACGTATCTCCATCTTGCTGGATCCTTCGGAAGTAGAGTTGGACACAATCGAAGACTGTGAGGTCTGCTGTCGACCGATCCGCTTCAAAGTTCATCTCAATCTCGAGGGCCAGGTCCTCGATTTCTCTGTTCTCCCTCCGCACTGAGACAACAATGCAACGAATTTGGGCCATCGTTTACCTGCTCTTTCAGAATAACTATGTACGCATTAGTGCCGTCCTTGGTGCAGCAGCCGGCTATTGGGGATATTCATGGATCCCAGGAGGAGACCCAGTTCTGACTCCTGTAGTTGGGGCCTTTCTTGGCTGGGGAATTGGAGTCTACTGGAGTGAAATCTTTCCAGCACTGCAAGCCCCTCGCTCCCGATCTAAGCCAAGGTTTCAGGTTCATCAGGGCGGTAAGCGACGCTGAGGGGGTGTGAACGAATCAGGTCTCGGCAAGTACGT from SAR324 cluster bacterium includes the following:
- a CDS encoding SDR family oxidoreductase → MSQRVLVTGGAGFLGSFLCEQLIQQGHDVLALDNLFTGNKRNIAHLLDHRNFEFIRHDVVEPILLEVDWIFNLACPASPVHYQYNPVKTTKTSILGAINMLGLAKRVQARILQASTSEIYGDPEVHPQTEDYWGSVNPIGPRSCYDEGKRVAETLMSDYRRQNGVDTRIIRIFNTYGPRMHPEDGRVVSNFIVAALCNKPLVLYSDGQQTRSFCYVSDLIEGILRMMQQENCPGPINLGNPGEFTIRELAEQVMELTNSRSQITYQPAREDDPGRRRPDIRLAKDQLGWEPTVPLKEGLRHTIHYFDELLRNS
- the recA gene encoding recombinase RecA, with amino-acid sequence MINEEKRKDLESAMSQIERQFGKGSIMKLGDQALNKVSVIGSGNLGLDIALGVGGYPRGRIIEIYGPESSGKTTMALCAVAEVQRAGGMAAFIDAEHALDISNARLLGVNVEELLVAQPDYGEQALEIAEQLVRVGKVDIVVVDSVAALVPKSELDGDMGDSHMGLHARLMSQALRKLTGSVSKSHTIFIFINQLRSKIGVMFGNPETTTGGNALKFYASVRLDVRSTTKIKQGDEVRGHRIKIKVVKNKVAPPFRNTEVDLIYGEGISHLGTILDYATEGNIVQKSGTWFSFDKERLGQGRDNAIRFLAEHTEIAQVIESRVRQLHGLIPPDAEKPTEEEAKAASD
- a CDS encoding DnaJ domain-containing protein, giving the protein MPPSRLLIALALLFGLILPPLALGNQDFLQLRQEIRSERPVRQLAISADEAILAMGMQDGDDTVVEFRDRRSGRILGNLRSASNELTHLSFHPTRRQLFVGGDKRLELWQVDDLPGRDAELPALQQRIWERTVQQPVGQADFSQQKDLLRWSEGQQLYELDAQPPYSSRLLWTGEKTDQPLKHFAFSPNEQRIAVSHANQTGIRLVDSQRQQVLPPLDYHLLPPVDFHFSTDQQLVSIDEERNLLWGNSESRLQEHRPELELSNQSKPERLLPLPGDKLAVISTEGDTTKAHIFNREGAEQQQLLLYGAGSIARSPTGAYLASADYDSVQLFETKEHQSPEEYIHQLQDRGANETARRYRNQLDTPVALATSKAAETSTGPSSLELQVEQLRNAEREKDWLRAERLLGEILRIDPQNAEALAVRERMQQQEQEIQLGKGEQLLKKGEYDAAISQFKRVPKDSPLYTEARRQLALAEQQIRVQLRVQSAEQEMRSQNWEGARTFLLMALEQDPNNSQVQSLLEEIEAKQTNARLVLLVVLLMLLLAGGLLGWFGWKYRERIADWMSQEDPRQQARARAYAEAQAAAQAEEQRKAAEQQALDEQHFQETLRKTRELLRLAQRKDTERQHAMRLVDFEAEINLIERQALEKQAPLRQLVGKLLFIQQTLRSLRFYVRARTSQRAEEQQQRRQQQSKQQERQQPGSSRTSAVGQNYYELLGISPKATASEIRKAYHEKLKEYHPDRHQNAEFDWIRQQAESMTRLLGEAYEVLVHEEQRKRYDQQQQARS
- a CDS encoding CPXCG motif-containing cysteine-rich protein, coding for MIEQFFDCPYCWQRISILLDPSEVELDTIEDCEVCCRPIRFKVHLNLEGQVLDFSVLPPH